The genomic stretch ATTTACCTTTAGAAAACGGAATATACAAATTTAAGCCTTTAAAAGGGCATTATAACGACAAACACCCCTTTGGCTGGGTTGATTACAACGCTCATAATTCTTCGAAATACCTGCCTGAATTATTATATGCAAGAACAAAAATGGAATATTTTAATTCACTCGGTAGAATCCTGCCCGAAGCCATAAAAACATCAGCCGGTTTTCTTGAATTATTCACAAAAAGGGTTAATGGAATCAAAAATTGAAATTTGTCAGAATCATGGGTTGACAAAAAATCTTTATTCCTGCCACGGCGGCAACATATTATCATATACAAAAGATTTATACGGCGGCATTAATAATGCAGGTAGTTTTAATCCTTCACGGCTAAAAATAATAGATTTTTCCGCAGGCATAAATCCATTCGGCTTAAGTAAAAATGCCGTTAAAATCATAAAAAATTACAGGCTGACAAAATTTTTCGTCGAAAATTACCCTGAAAGCTACCCTGAAACCCTGACAGACGCATTATCCATTTATCATAATATAAGTAAAGACTTGTTATTTCTAGGGGCAGGAGCAACCGACCTTATTTTCAACATTACACAGGTTATAAAGCCGGAAACTGTCCTTATAGTCGAACCGTCTTTTTATGAATACGAAAGGGCGGCAATATCGGTAAAATCCTCTCTTATTCATATAAATACATATCCTGCCGATAATTTCAGGCTTTTAAAAAAAAGCTATTTGAATCTTTTAAAAAATATCGGAAAGATAAACAAAAACGATATGGTTTTCATAGCAAGTCCTTCAAATCCGGCAGGAGCCGTTACCACTTTGGACAGTATTAAGGAAATATTAAACCTGCTAAAAAAGAAGGATGCTTTTTTAGTTTTGGATGAATCGTTTATGGATTTTTGCGAGAAATTTTCGGCTAAGCGCCTGACACGCAAATATAATAATTTAATTATAATCCGTTCTTTAACAAAATTTTTTGCAATGCCCGGCGAAAGATTAGGTTACATAATAGCGAATAATGAATTAATCGATAAATTTTTCGACAATATTATTCCATGGAAAATAACCGGTCTTGGAACGGCAATTGCAATCAGTTCTTTAAATGATGGGGATTATATTATAAATACCGCGCAAAAATTAGAAAACATAAAATATAATCTTCACGGCAGACTAAAAGCTTTTAACGCGTTCGAAATAATACCAGGCGAAGCAAATTTCTTTTTAATAAGAATTAAATCCAAAAAGTTTAACGGATTGGATTTAAAAAACTATTTGCTTAAATCGGGTATTTTAATTAGATATTGCGGAAATTATCACGGTCTTGACGATAAATATTTCAGGATAGCCGTCCGAAAGAAATTAGAAAATGATTATTTGATCGGCAAGTTGAAAGAATTTGCCCTGTCATTATGAAAATAATCGTATATATTCCGCGCCGCCATTTTATTGACGCCTTTAATATCGGATAGCCGGACCAAAGAAGCGTTTTTCACATTTTCCACGCTCCCCAGACTATCCATTAAATTCTTGTAAACCGTTCTTCCAACCCCTTTGATGTTTAATAATTCGGAGGAAACTAACGACTTCCGCTTAAGTTTAGAAAAATACGACACGGCAAACCTGTGCGCTTCGTCTCTTAAGCGCATCAGTAAAAAAATTGCCTCTTTATTCTTTCCGAAATTAACCTCGTTCTTTCTGTTCGGCAAATAAATATTATCCGTTTCGATATTTTTACCGCTGTCTTTTGCCTTTGCAATTGCAATTAGCGCAGGCATATCTTTGGCGTCTATCAGTCCTTTTTTCTTAAATTCATTCGACACCCTTACCAAAACATTTAATTGCCCCTTTCCGCCATCCGCCATAATTAAATCAGGCAGCGGGTCTTTTCCTGCCGCCGCATTATTAAACCGCCTGTACAAAGCCTCATACATCATGGCATAATCATCAGGGGTATTTTTTGACCTGATCCTGTATTTTCTATATAATGAGGTATCCTTTTTACCGTTATTAAGAACGGACTTGGAAGCAACCGCATAAGTCCCCGATATATTGGAAATATCAAAACATTCAATAATTTCAGGGATTTTATCAAGGCGCAGAACATCCTTTAATATGCCGAGCAGTTTTTCTTCCCCGCCTTTGCCGTCCGCGCCCTTTTCTCCTTCGTTACCTGTTCTTGCCTGTCCGTCCCCGTCCGCCTTTTCCAAAAAATTCTTTTTTGCATTTTCCAATGCCATTGCTATTATAATATCGCCGTATTTATTCTTTTTTCCGCTATAAACTGTTTTACCGGCGCTGATAATTTTCACCTTTTTGGCCGAAAATTGTTTAATATAACTTAAAAGGCTGTTTTTATCATCGATATTTATGTTTACAGGAATTAAGATTTCATCAGAAATCTTTCCGTCTATTTCCAAATTTTTGGAATAATACTGGTTTAAAAAAGCGGAAAGCATTTCATCGTCATTTAAGTATATGTTTTTAAAGAAAAAATTTTTCGTGCCTACAATTTTTCCGCCTCTAATAATTATTACGACGACGTCCATCTTGCCTTTTTCGCCGTAAAACCCTATCGCATCTATATCTTTTTCATTTTTTAATACGGTTATCTGCTTTTCGTTGATTATAGTTATCGCGTTAATTTTATCTCTGATTTTTATAGCCGCCTCAAAATTTAATCCCCTTACATATCCGTCCATAGACCGCTTTAATTCCTTTAACAACTGCCTGTTTTTTCCGCCCAGTAGGAGCCTTATTCCCTCCACCCTTTCCCTATAGCTTTCAATTCCGATATATCCGCAGCACGGGGCGGCGCACCTGTTTATCTGGTAATAAAGACACGGCTTTTTTTTAACGGCATAAGAATTGAATTTATTGTCGGTGCAAGTCCTTATTTTAAATATCTTGTTTATCGTTTTTATCGTTTGCGTTACGGCAAAAGAGCTTGAATATGGGCCAAAATACTCCCCGTCGCCTTTTTTAAAACTTCTTGTTTTTATGATGTAGGGAAAGCCTGTTTTTGACTTTGCTATCCTGATGTAAGGGTAAGATTTGTCATCCTTAAGGCTTATGTTATATTTAGGTTTATATTGCTTTATTAAGTTATTTTCAAGTAAAAAGGCATCCAGTTCGTTTTGAGAAACTATCGTTTCGATATCATGAATTTTCGAAACAAGATGCTCCGTCTTCACGCCGGCTTTTTTATTCGAAAAATATTGTAAAATCCTCTTTTTTAAATTTTTTGCCTTGCCGATATATATTACATCCCCGCTCATGTTTTTCATAAGATAAACCCCGGAGGACTGCGGAATGTTTTTAAGTTTGGCGGTTAAATCTTCATTCATGGCATAATCAAATATTATCCATTAACATCATATTCTTTTTAACCCTGTTAATTTCGTCCCTGATACGCGCTGCTTCCTCAAAATTCAGTTCTTTGGCAGCCTTTTTCATTTTTTTGGAAAGATTCCTGATTCTTTTTTCAGCCTCTTTCGGATCTATTATTAAAGGTTCTCCCCCGCTTAACCCTCCGGATAAATCGATATAATCCTGTTCAAAAATTGTCGTCAAAAGTTCGGATATATTTTTTTGAATGGATTTAGGGGTTATGTTATGTTTTTTGTTATACTCCTCTTGAATTTTCCTTCTTCTTTCCGTTTCCGATATGGCATACCGCATCGATTCGGTAATTTTATTGCCGTATAATATAACCCTGCCCTTGATATTCCTTGCCGCTCTTCCTATCGTCTGAACCAGCGATGTTTTAGAACGCAAAAAACCTTCTTTGTCGGCGTCTAAAATTCCGATCAACTCAACTTCCGGAAGGTCTAATCCTTCTCTTAAAAGATTTATTCCGACGAGGACATCGAACTCGCCAAGCCTTAACTCCCTTACAATCTTAAACCTCTCTAACGAATCTATATCCGAATGCAAATACTTTGCCTTAACCCCGCTATCTAATAAAAATTCCGTCAAATCCTCGGACATTCTTTTTGTCAGCGTAGTAACAAGCACCCTGCCTCCCTCGTTAACGGTCTTTTTGATTTCCCCTATAATATCGTCAACCTGATTGGTTTCAGGTCTAACCTCCACATGCGGGTCTATTAAACCCGTCGGGCGGATTATCTGCTCCACGACCCGGGAGCTGACGCTTAGTTCATATTCCGCCGGCGTTGCCGAAACAAATATAAGATTATTTATATGGGATGAAAATTCGTCGAAATTTAAAGGGCGGTTGTCGAGCGCGCAGGGAAGCCTGAATCCGTATTCGACAAGCGTCGATTTCCTTGAAATATCCCCGTTGTACATTCCCCTGATTTGCGGAACGCTGACATGGGACTCGTCAATCATGATAATAAAATCATCAGGAAAATAATCGAGAAGGGTTGGGGGCGGCTCGCCCTTTTTTCTGCCTGTTAAATGCCTCGAATAGTTTTCGATACCCGAACAATAACCCATCTCTTGAATCATTTCGAGGTCGTACATAGTCCTCTGCTCAAGCCTCTGCGCCTCGACAAGCTTGCCTGATGATTTAAGTTCTATCAATCTTTCTTTCAGCTCTCCCTTAATAGACTTAACGGCGCCCTGCAAGGTTACCTCGTCCGCGACATAATGCGACGCGGGATAAATTGCAGCCTTTGAAAGTCTCCTTATAATTGCACCTCTAAGCGGGTCGATCTCCGCTATCAAAGAAACTTCGTTTCCAAAAAACTCTATTCTTATTGCAACCTCTTCTTCGTAAGCTGGAAAAATGTCGATTATATCCCCTCTCACCCTGAATGTCCCTCTGTGAAAATCTACATCGTTTCTTTCGTATCTTATCTCGGTCAGCTTGTCCAAAATATCGCTAAAATTGACCTCGTCCCCCTTTTTTACCTCAAGGAGCATATTTCTATAGCTTTGCGGCGAACCAAGCCCATATATGCAGGAAACGGACGCGATAACTATAACATCCCTCCTTGAAAGAATAGAACGGGTTGCCGAATGCTTCATTTTATCTATCTGGTCGTTAATAGCGGAATCTTTTTCTATATAAAGGTCTTTTGACGGAACATATGCTTCCGGCTGATAATAATCGTAATAACTTATAAAAAACTCGACGGCATTTTCGGGAAACAATGCTTTAAATTCGGAATAAAGCTGTCCCGCAAGGGTTTTATTCGGCGCAATTATCAAAGCCGGACTTTCGAGTTCTTTGATAACCTGCGCCATCGTAAATGTCTTTCCCGAGCCCGTCACGCCCAAAAGCGTCTGATACTTATAGCTTTTACCCTTTATCCCTTTAACTAACGAATCTATCGCCTCTGGCTGGTCGCCTGCGGGGGTGTTTTCCGAAACAAGGTTGAACAATGACATAATAGACTATTATAACATTTTTTGGGGTTTTGAATTACTATTTCATGAAGCTTTATTGCACAGCAAGGAATAAGAGCAGTATTCGCAAGTCTTAATATCGGAATTATCGGGAATAAACGGTTTTTCTTTATCCAGCATTTCTTCTATTATATTTTTTAACGAGGGAAGAATTATCTTTTCCATAATTTCGTCTTTATCAGCGCTATTAATTTTTTCTTTATCAAATAAATACTGCCTGTGTCCCCTGCTGCCCGTTTTTTTATCCAATGTTATTAAGTTAATGCAGGCGTTTAAATTTTTATAACCTCCGGTGTTGTGTTCCGACTTGTAAAGATAAAGATAAACAGGGAGCTGAAATGATTTTATAAGTTCTTTAACTTTGCTTCTATCGGGTATGCCCGATATAGCCGAAATATCACCCGCAAGACCGCTTCTGCTATTACATTTATATTCTAAAATCTTCTCGATATCCGGTTTAACAGGTGATCTGCCCGTTTTATAATCTATGATAAGGATATTTTCGTTTTCTTTGATTTCTTGATTCCTTTCGTTATTCTCTCTGCTTTTGTATATATCTTTATACATATCGATTCTATCGATTATGCCGTAGAGTTTTATTGTTTTAGTTTTCTCCCATTGTTTGCCGCCCGCAATTATAAATTCTGCTTCCTTCTTAGTTTCTAAATCTAAAATTTCCATGCAGGTTTTATTCCAGTCATAACTCCTGAGGTCTTTTTTGATGAAATTATATAATAATTTTTTTGCCGTTTCTTTAACGAGAAAAAATTCGCCGTTGTCTATATCTACTTCTAATTCTTTAAGCATATCCGGGCTTTCTATGATATTATCTAAAATATTATCTAATGCGGGTTCTAAATAGCGGTCGGCGTTATAATCAGCCCCATAATTATTTCCTTCTATGAATTGTTTAAAATTATATCTATTTTCCTTGATACCTTCATAAAATTTTTTAAGGATACTATGGATAAATATTCCTGTTTTGTCCGCCCCTATCCTTTTGCCCTGCTCTTTAATTTCTTCAAGGCGGATAATGTATCTATAATAAAACTGCATAGGGCAATTAATATATGTATCTATGGCGGAAACCGATATTTTTTTCATTAAATCGCCCAATATTTTTAAAACTTCATCGCTTTTTTTAATTTCGAAATCGCTTTCTCCGCCTTGAGATTCTTGAAATATTATCGTTTTGAAACCTAAATGGTTTACCTTATCTTCTATATCGAGTTTTTTTGTCTTTTTCTCCTCATCCCAAATAATCTCTTCTATCAACCTGCTTCTAATTCTCTTATCGTTTTTAATATAAACGATATGAGCCTCTCTGGACCCGAATACAAGCCTTCTGAAATGATAGCGATACAGCGCTTCATAATCGTTATAAGTAAATAAACCTAAACTTTTTCTCACAAGATACGGCAGGAACGGATCGAATTTCTTTACCTGCGGCAAAACATCTTCGTTTGCATCGAATATCGCAACCCTGTCAAACTTAAGAACGCGGGTCTCGAGGATTCCCATTATTTGCAAACCCTTAAGCGGAATTCCGTTAAATGCGATAGACTCGTTATCCATATAGTATTTAAATAATCTAAATACCGATTTTTTTGATGCGGGTTCATTATTAAAATATGAATCTTTAAATAAATTTACAGCCTCTATCATTTTTTTGGTAAATTCCGGCGAAAGCTTATATTTCAGAGCATCGTTATTTTCTTTTGTTATTAAATTAACGATTTTTATCAAATTGGATGCAAAGTCTTTTGCCGTTGTTTTATTATCTTCGAAATTTTTAAAAAAATATTCATGAACGGTCTTTATTATATTTGCCGCGGATGCGTCTGCAGCGTTTTTGTTTATTAAATAATTATTTTCTATCTCATTAAGGCTTATGAATATATCTCCGTTTTTTACGATAAGATTTTCTATATTATTTATTGCGGATATAGTTTTTATTCCGCCCAATGTTTTAATATATGGATGCTTCACCAAATTTATATAATCCTTTGCCTGATATTCAGGCTCTATTTTGGGGTTAGCAAACCCTCCGCGCGCGGATATTTTGCTTTGGACCGACATCTGAGCCTTATATATAAGCTCTATCAATGAATAAAGCGGGGTTCTTTTTAGAGGATAACCCATGGTTATGTTGCAACCCGCATCGATGTAGTCCATAATATGATAAAGAAAAGGTAAAAGCGTATTGGAATCGGGCAAAACAACGGCATTTTTTTGGGGATCTAATTTATTTTCATCGAAAATTTCATTTCCGGCAAGCAACTCGGAATGGGTATCGAACCCTTCATAAAAAAATAAAGAGGTGTCATATTCGTTAATAGGGGTTGGGGTTTCGGCCGCGCCCATTTTTGTTATGCAAACTATTTCCGCTTTATCTAACGATTTTTTTAAATTTACGACTATATTATCTTTTAAATACTCCTCTTCTTTTAAAGATTCTATCTGAGTATAAAATTCTGCAATCCCGTTCTTTATTAGAGGCTTTATGACATCCGACTCTGCCCTGTTAAGAAAAATTAGGCCCGCAAAATATATTTTTTCGAATTCGTTAATTACAGACTTAGGCGCATTATTATTTAAAAATTTAGATGCTTCTATATAATTTAAACCTGCAGTCGTTAAATTCTCTTCCCTTAATTTTTCATGAAATTTATGTCTAATTACAGGCAAATAATTATAAAATTTGCTCATATTTTCAGGTATAGCCGCAATATAGGATTCCACCCTGCTAATACTTTCGTTATTCACCGACCCCGCATCGAGTTCGTTAATCGTATTAAATAATTGCATCCCCCATAAAAAGAAATCTTCGAACTTATCCGTGTCCTTAAAAAATTTTAAATCGGTTTCATCTTTAACGATATTATACAAAAACCAGGAGGCATTTATAGCGTTAATTTCCGCTTTGGAGCCGGAACTTTTTTCGGCAATGAATTTTATAAATTCGCTTAGCGAAAATATAGCAGGGGGATAATAAGGAGACTCAAGTTTATTTGCAAGAATAGACCTTAAATATAATGCCGGCCTTTTCCCCGGAAATACCACCGCATATTTTGAAAAATCTTTGTTTAACCCCTTCAACCCGTTATCAATACTGCCGCTCCTGCCATTGCCTACGTTATTATCTCTATTATTCACATTTAATCCGGGGTTTATATCCTCTATAAGTTTATCCGCTATATATTCCAAAAGAAAATCTTTATAAGAAAGCGCATATATATTCATGAAACCTTTTCAACCCTTTTTTCATCGGTATATAAAATATATCCGCTTATATCTATGTCCGGCTTGCAGGTCTTGCAGGTATTGCTGATATTTGAATATATACCCGCAAGTATATCGATGTATTCCCTGACCTGTTTTTTGTATTTAACGGATTTAGTTTCGTCAAGCCTGCCAGTTTTATAATCTATCACCGCTATGCTACCTGAACATATTACAAGCCTGTCTATTCTTTTAAGCTCTCCTGCATAATTTACCGTCTCTTTTTCGTTAAAATTCATGGCATTTTTATCGTTTATAAAAAACCAGTCTTTAACTTCATTTATACTTAATAAATCTATAATGTCTTT from Candidatus Acidulodesulfobacterium ferriphilum encodes the following:
- a CDS encoding aminotransferase class I/II-fold pyridoxal phosphate-dependent enzyme codes for the protein MESKIEICQNHGLTKNLYSCHGGNILSYTKDLYGGINNAGSFNPSRLKIIDFSAGINPFGLSKNAVKIIKNYRLTKFFVENYPESYPETLTDALSIYHNISKDLLFLGAGATDLIFNITQVIKPETVLIVEPSFYEYERAAISVKSSLIHINTYPADNFRLLKKSYLNLLKNIGKINKNDMVFIASPSNPAGAVTTLDSIKEILNLLKKKDAFLVLDESFMDFCEKFSAKRLTRKYNNLIIIRSLTKFFAMPGERLGYIIANNELIDKFFDNIIPWKITGLGTAIAISSLNDGDYIINTAQKLENIKYNLHGRLKAFNAFEIIPGEANFFLIRIKSKKFNGLDLKNYLLKSGILIRYCGNYHGLDDKYFRIAVRKKLENDYLIGKLKEFALSL
- the uvrB gene encoding excinuclease ABC subunit UvrB, with amino-acid sequence MSLFNLVSENTPAGDQPEAIDSLVKGIKGKSYKYQTLLGVTGSGKTFTMAQVIKELESPALIIAPNKTLAGQLYSEFKALFPENAVEFFISYYDYYQPEAYVPSKDLYIEKDSAINDQIDKMKHSATRSILSRRDVIVIASVSCIYGLGSPQSYRNMLLEVKKGDEVNFSDILDKLTEIRYERNDVDFHRGTFRVRGDIIDIFPAYEEEVAIRIEFFGNEVSLIAEIDPLRGAIIRRLSKAAIYPASHYVADEVTLQGAVKSIKGELKERLIELKSSGKLVEAQRLEQRTMYDLEMIQEMGYCSGIENYSRHLTGRKKGEPPPTLLDYFPDDFIIMIDESHVSVPQIRGMYNGDISRKSTLVEYGFRLPCALDNRPLNFDEFSSHINNLIFVSATPAEYELSVSSRVVEQIIRPTGLIDPHVEVRPETNQVDDIIGEIKKTVNEGGRVLVTTLTKRMSEDLTEFLLDSGVKAKYLHSDIDSLERFKIVRELRLGEFDVLVGINLLREGLDLPEVELIGILDADKEGFLRSKTSLVQTIGRAARNIKGRVILYGNKITESMRYAISETERRRKIQEEYNKKHNITPKSIQKNISELLTTIFEQDYIDLSGGLSGGEPLIIDPKEAEKRIRNLSKKMKKAAKELNFEEAARIRDEINRVKKNMMLMDNI
- the uvrC gene encoding excinuclease ABC subunit UvrC — translated: MNEDLTAKLKNIPQSSGVYLMKNMSGDVIYIGKAKNLKKRILQYFSNKKAGVKTEHLVSKIHDIETIVSQNELDAFLLENNLIKQYKPKYNISLKDDKSYPYIRIAKSKTGFPYIIKTRSFKKGDGEYFGPYSSSFAVTQTIKTINKIFKIRTCTDNKFNSYAVKKKPCLYYQINRCAAPCCGYIGIESYRERVEGIRLLLGGKNRQLLKELKRSMDGYVRGLNFEAAIKIRDKINAITIINEKQITVLKNEKDIDAIGFYGEKGKMDVVVIIIRGGKIVGTKNFFFKNIYLNDDEMLSAFLNQYYSKNLEIDGKISDEILIPVNINIDDKNSLLSYIKQFSAKKVKIISAGKTVYSGKKNKYGDIIIAMALENAKKNFLEKADGDGQARTGNEGEKGADGKGGEEKLLGILKDVLRLDKIPEIIECFDISNISGTYAVASKSVLNNGKKDTSLYRKYRIRSKNTPDDYAMMYEALYRRFNNAAAGKDPLPDLIMADGGKGQLNVLVRVSNEFKKKGLIDAKDMPALIAIAKAKDSGKNIETDNIYLPNRKNEVNFGKNKEAIFLLMRLRDEAHRFAVSYFSKLKRKSLVSSELLNIKGVGRTVYKNLMDSLGSVENVKNASLVRLSDIKGVNKMAARNIYDYFHNDRANSFNLPIK
- a CDS encoding PD-(D/E)XK nuclease family protein translates to MNIYALSYKDFLLEYIADKLIEDINPGLNVNNRDNNVGNGRSGSIDNGLKGLNKDFSKYAVVFPGKRPALYLRSILANKLESPYYPPAIFSLSEFIKFIAEKSSGSKAEINAINASWFLYNIVKDETDLKFFKDTDKFEDFFLWGMQLFNTINELDAGSVNNESISRVESYIAAIPENMSKFYNYLPVIRHKFHEKLREENLTTAGLNYIEASKFLNNNAPKSVINEFEKIYFAGLIFLNRAESDVIKPLIKNGIAEFYTQIESLKEEEYLKDNIVVNLKKSLDKAEIVCITKMGAAETPTPINEYDTSLFFYEGFDTHSELLAGNEIFDENKLDPQKNAVVLPDSNTLLPFLYHIMDYIDAGCNITMGYPLKRTPLYSLIELIYKAQMSVQSKISARGGFANPKIEPEYQAKDYINLVKHPYIKTLGGIKTISAINNIENLIVKNGDIFISLNEIENNYLINKNAADASAANIIKTVHEYFFKNFEDNKTTAKDFASNLIKIVNLITKENNDALKYKLSPEFTKKMIEAVNLFKDSYFNNEPASKKSVFRLFKYYMDNESIAFNGIPLKGLQIMGILETRVLKFDRVAIFDANEDVLPQVKKFDPFLPYLVRKSLGLFTYNDYEALYRYHFRRLVFGSREAHIVYIKNDKRIRSRLIEEIIWDEEKKTKKLDIEDKVNHLGFKTIIFQESQGGESDFEIKKSDEVLKILGDLMKKISVSAIDTYINCPMQFYYRYIIRLEEIKEQGKRIGADKTGIFIHSILKKFYEGIKENRYNFKQFIEGNNYGADYNADRYLEPALDNILDNIIESPDMLKELEVDIDNGEFFLVKETAKKLLYNFIKKDLRSYDWNKTCMEILDLETKKEAEFIIAGGKQWEKTKTIKLYGIIDRIDMYKDIYKSRENNERNQEIKENENILIIDYKTGRSPVKPDIEKILEYKCNSRSGLAGDISAISGIPDRSKVKELIKSFQLPVYLYLYKSEHNTGGYKNLNACINLITLDKKTGSRGHRQYLFDKEKINSADKDEIMEKIILPSLKNIIEEMLDKEKPFIPDNSDIKTCEYCSYSLLCNKAS